The Trinickia acidisoli genome includes a window with the following:
- a CDS encoding MFS transporter, translating to MSLKTAAPRPASREDVIETDLPSRLDRLPWGRFHTLIVVALGVTWLLDGLEVTLAGAVAGALKSSPALHLSDADIGLAGSAYIAGAVLGALGFGWLTDRLGRRKLFFMTLGLYLVATAATALSWNFASFAALRFLTGAGIGGEYAAINSTIQEFTPARVRGWTDLGINGTFWIGAALGAGGSLVLLDPAVVPGDWGWRACFFIGAALALVIVFMRVWVPESPRWLLTHNQPQEARRIVEDIEERFRHAGRRPVSDERETLRFARRKNTPLAEVFEALFVTYRRRSLVGLALMTAQAFFYNAIFFTYALVLTDFYHVPGGKVGWYLLPFALGNFLGPIVLGHAFDAIGRRAMIAFTYAWSGLLLIGSGYLFARGLLTVQEQTLAWMVIFFFASAAASSAYLTVSESFPLEIRALAIAVFYAFGTALGGIAGPAFFGRLIDTQQRGAVFEGYLVGSALMLAAAAIAAVWGVDAERKALEHVAMPLSALRDGS from the coding sequence ATGAGCCTGAAGACCGCGGCGCCGCGCCCCGCCTCACGCGAGGACGTCATCGAAACCGATTTGCCCTCGCGGCTCGACCGCCTACCCTGGGGACGCTTCCATACGCTGATCGTCGTTGCGCTCGGCGTCACGTGGTTGCTGGACGGGCTCGAGGTCACGCTCGCGGGTGCCGTTGCCGGCGCACTGAAGTCTAGCCCGGCGCTACATCTATCCGATGCCGACATCGGGCTGGCCGGCAGCGCCTACATCGCCGGCGCGGTGCTCGGTGCGCTCGGCTTTGGCTGGCTCACCGACCGGCTCGGACGGCGCAAGCTCTTCTTCATGACGCTCGGGCTTTATCTCGTTGCCACGGCCGCCACGGCGCTCTCGTGGAATTTCGCAAGCTTCGCGGCGCTGCGCTTTTTGACCGGCGCCGGTATCGGCGGCGAATACGCGGCGATCAATTCGACGATCCAGGAGTTCACGCCCGCGCGCGTGCGCGGCTGGACCGATCTCGGCATCAATGGAACGTTCTGGATCGGCGCGGCACTGGGCGCCGGCGGCTCACTCGTGCTGCTCGATCCGGCCGTCGTGCCTGGCGACTGGGGCTGGCGCGCCTGCTTTTTCATCGGCGCGGCGCTCGCGCTCGTCATCGTCTTCATGCGCGTGTGGGTGCCCGAAAGTCCGCGCTGGCTTCTCACGCACAACCAACCTCAGGAAGCGCGGCGCATCGTCGAAGACATCGAGGAGCGCTTTCGCCACGCGGGCCGCCGGCCGGTATCGGACGAGCGGGAGACGCTGCGATTCGCACGGCGCAAGAACACACCGCTCGCCGAAGTGTTCGAGGCGCTGTTCGTCACGTACCGACGCCGCTCGCTCGTCGGGCTCGCGCTCATGACGGCGCAGGCGTTCTTCTACAACGCAATCTTTTTCACCTACGCGCTCGTCTTGACCGACTTCTATCACGTGCCCGGCGGCAAAGTCGGCTGGTATCTGCTGCCTTTCGCGCTCGGCAATTTCCTCGGTCCGATCGTGCTCGGCCATGCGTTCGACGCGATCGGGCGGCGCGCAATGATTGCCTTCACCTATGCGTGGTCCGGCTTGTTGCTGATCGGCAGCGGCTACCTGTTCGCTCGCGGCCTGCTCACCGTGCAGGAGCAAACGCTCGCCTGGATGGTGATTTTCTTTTTCGCGTCGGCCGCGGCGAGCTCGGCGTACCTGACGGTCAGCGAATCGTTTCCGCTCGAGATCCGCGCGCTCGCCATCGCCGTGTTCTACGCGTTCGGCACGGCGTTGGGCGGCATTGCCGGCCCCGCCTTCTTCGGTCGGCTCATCGATACGCAGCAGCGCGGCGCCGTGTTCGAAGGTTATCTCGTCGGTTCGGCGCTGATGCTGGCCGCCGCGGCGATCGCGGCCGTATGGGGCGTCGATGCCGAACGCAAAGCGCTGGAACACGTGGCGATGCCGCTGTCGGCGCTGCGCGACGGGTCCTGA
- a CDS encoding Hsp70 family protein has product MPYCAIDFGTSNSAVALPRGETMMLAPVEGTHTTLPTAVFFNTDEHSRAYGRAALAEYIDGFDGRLMRSLKSILGSSLAETATDLGDGSALKYTEVIAIFVAFLKRQAEACAGVPIERAVLGRPVFFVDDDARADQLAQRQLEAAARAAGLKDIHFQYEPIAAAFDYESRLSEEALVLVADIGGGTSDFSLVRVGPERMRRIERKDDVLAHHGVHVAGTDFDRRVELETILLELGYRSLDPEGREVPNRIYFDLATWHLINTVYSGKRVGELALMRHLYGDVRHHERLMRVVERRLGHALTARGEEAKIGVAAGGETSIDLDDVEADLRLAFDEAQLIAAGAEETRRIAEAARETAKAAGVALGDVDALYFTGGSTGLRFLTSALCAAFPDARPVFGDRLASVAAGLGIHAQRLFA; this is encoded by the coding sequence ATGCCTTATTGTGCGATCGACTTCGGTACGTCCAACTCCGCCGTGGCGTTGCCGCGCGGCGAGACGATGATGTTGGCTCCCGTCGAAGGCACTCACACGACGCTGCCCACGGCCGTTTTCTTCAATACCGACGAGCATTCGCGCGCCTATGGCCGCGCCGCGCTGGCCGAATACATCGACGGCTTCGACGGGCGCCTGATGCGCTCGCTCAAGAGCATTCTCGGGTCCTCGCTCGCCGAGACCGCGACGGACCTCGGCGACGGCAGCGCGCTCAAGTACACCGAGGTCATCGCGATTTTCGTGGCCTTCCTGAAGCGCCAGGCCGAAGCCTGCGCGGGCGTGCCGATCGAGCGCGCCGTGCTCGGTCGCCCCGTGTTCTTCGTCGATGACGATGCGCGCGCCGATCAGCTCGCGCAACGGCAACTCGAAGCGGCGGCCCGTGCGGCGGGCTTGAAGGACATTCATTTCCAGTACGAACCGATCGCCGCGGCCTTCGATTACGAATCGCGTTTGAGCGAAGAAGCGCTCGTGCTCGTTGCCGATATCGGTGGTGGTACGTCCGACTTTTCGCTCGTGCGCGTCGGGCCTGAGCGGATGCGACGTATCGAGCGCAAGGACGACGTGCTCGCGCATCATGGCGTGCACGTGGCCGGCACCGACTTCGACCGGCGCGTGGAACTCGAGACGATCTTGCTCGAGCTCGGCTATCGTTCGCTCGATCCCGAAGGCCGCGAAGTGCCGAACCGCATCTATTTCGACCTCGCCACCTGGCACCTGATCAACACGGTCTACTCGGGCAAGCGAGTGGGCGAGCTGGCGCTGATGCGCCATCTGTACGGCGACGTGCGGCATCATGAGCGGCTGATGCGCGTCGTCGAGCGTCGGCTCGGCCATGCGCTGACGGCGCGCGGCGAAGAGGCGAAGATTGGCGTTGCCGCGGGCGGCGAGACCTCGATCGATCTCGACGATGTCGAGGCCGATCTGCGTCTCGCGTTCGATGAAGCGCAACTGATCGCGGCCGGCGCGGAGGAAACGCGGCGGATCGCCGAGGCGGCGCGCGAGACGGCAAAGGCCGCGGGCGTGGCCCTCGGCGACGTCGATGCGCTCTATTTCACAGGCGGCTCGACCGGGCTGCGCTTTCTCACGAGCGCGCTGTGCGCGGCGTTCCCCGACGCTCGGCCCGTGTTCGGCGATCGGCTCGCGAGCGTCGCGGCGGGGCTCGGCATCCACGCGCAGCGTCTTTTCGCCTAG
- a CDS encoding cold-shock protein, translating to METGTVKWFNDAKGFGFITPDGGGEDLFAHFSEIRVEGFKTLQENQKVSFEVKTGPKGKQAANIKPL from the coding sequence ATGGAAACCGGTACCGTCAAGTGGTTCAACGACGCTAAGGGCTTTGGCTTCATCACGCCCGACGGCGGCGGCGAGGATCTCTTCGCGCACTTCTCGGAAATCCGCGTCGAAGGCTTCAAGACGCTTCAAGAAAATCAGAAAGTGTCGTTCGAAGTGAAGACAGGCCCGAAGGGCAAGCAAGCCGCAAACATCAAGCCGCTGTAA
- a CDS encoding APC family permease, with translation MKSSIQRNIGPFALMLTGLGSIIGSGWLFGAWKAAKIAGPAAVCAWIIGAVVILAIALTYAELGAMFPESGGMVRYARYSHGALVGFISAWANWIAIVSVIPIEAEASIQYMSTWPYPWAHALFVNGSLAPPGLFLSALLVIVYFMLNYWGVKVFARANTTITVFKFIIPGLTILGLLVAGFHRENFGTTTQFAPYGWSAVFTAVATSGIVFSFNGFQSPVNLAGEARNPSKSVPFAVIGSILLALVIYVLLQIAYIGAVNPADVAKGWSHFNFASPFAELALALNLNWLAILLYVDAFVSPSGTGTTYMATTTRMIYAMERNNTLPKMFGNVHPFYGVPRNAMWFNLIVSFIFMFFFRGWSSLAAVISVATVISYLTGPVSLMALRRTAVDVERPLSLPLMNLIAPFAFVCASLVLFWAKWPLTGEIILLMIVALPVYFYYQGKSGFGGWGRDLKAAWWLVAYLPTMAVLSIIGSKQFGGLNILPYGWDMLVVALFALGFYFWGVNTGYRTRYLDEREPEEDILEGVGA, from the coding sequence GTGAAAAGTTCTATTCAACGGAACATTGGGCCATTTGCACTGATGCTGACCGGCTTGGGCTCGATCATCGGGTCGGGCTGGCTGTTCGGCGCGTGGAAAGCGGCCAAGATCGCGGGGCCGGCGGCCGTGTGCGCATGGATCATCGGCGCCGTCGTGATTCTCGCCATCGCGTTGACGTACGCCGAACTCGGCGCCATGTTCCCGGAATCGGGCGGCATGGTGCGCTATGCGCGCTATTCTCACGGCGCGCTCGTCGGCTTCATCAGCGCATGGGCGAACTGGATCGCCATCGTGTCGGTGATTCCGATCGAAGCCGAAGCGTCGATTCAGTACATGAGCACGTGGCCCTATCCCTGGGCGCATGCGTTGTTCGTGAACGGATCGCTGGCGCCGCCGGGGCTCTTCCTGTCGGCCTTGCTCGTGATCGTCTACTTCATGCTCAATTACTGGGGCGTGAAGGTGTTCGCGCGCGCGAACACGACCATCACCGTGTTCAAGTTCATCATCCCGGGCCTCACGATTCTCGGCCTCTTGGTGGCGGGCTTCCATCGCGAGAATTTCGGCACCACGACCCAATTCGCGCCCTACGGTTGGTCGGCCGTATTTACGGCCGTCGCGACGAGCGGCATCGTCTTCAGCTTCAACGGCTTCCAAAGCCCGGTCAACCTCGCCGGCGAAGCGCGCAATCCGTCCAAGAGCGTGCCGTTCGCCGTCATCGGTTCGATCCTGCTCGCGCTCGTGATCTACGTGCTGCTGCAAATCGCTTACATCGGCGCCGTCAACCCGGCTGATGTCGCGAAGGGTTGGAGCCATTTCAACTTCGCTTCGCCGTTCGCCGAGCTTGCCCTTGCGCTGAACCTGAACTGGCTCGCGATCCTGCTCTACGTCGACGCATTCGTGAGCCCGAGCGGCACCGGCACGACGTACATGGCGACGACGACGCGCATGATCTACGCGATGGAGCGCAACAACACGCTGCCCAAGATGTTCGGCAACGTGCACCCGTTCTACGGCGTGCCGCGCAACGCGATGTGGTTCAACCTCATCGTCTCCTTCATCTTCATGTTCTTCTTCCGCGGCTGGAGCTCGCTGGCCGCCGTCATCTCGGTCGCCACCGTCATTTCGTATCTGACGGGCCCGGTCAGCCTGATGGCGTTGCGCCGCACGGCCGTCGATGTCGAGCGTCCGCTCAGCCTGCCGCTGATGAACCTGATCGCGCCGTTCGCCTTCGTCTGCGCCTCGCTCGTCCTCTTTTGGGCAAAGTGGCCGCTCACGGGCGAAATCATTCTTCTGATGATCGTCGCGCTGCCGGTCTACTTCTACTACCAGGGCAAATCGGGCTTCGGCGGCTGGGGTCGCGATCTGAAGGCCGCCTGGTGGCTCGTCGCGTATTTGCCCACGATGGCCGTTCTGTCGATCATCGGCAGTAAGCAGTTCGGTGGTCTGAACATCCTGCCCTACGGATGGGACATGCTCGTCGTGGCGCTGTTCGCGCTCGGCTTCTATTTCTGGGGCGTGAACACGGGCTACCGCACGCGCTATCTCGATGAGCGCGAGCCCGAGGAAGACATTCTCGAAGGCGTCGGCGCCTGA
- a CDS encoding DODA-type extradiol aromatic ring-opening family dioxygenase has protein sequence MSRLPSLFLSHGAPTLPIDPAMPSGEFATLAARLPHPRAILILSAHWGTQMPVASTAEAPETIHDFYGFPRALYELQYPAPGAPEVAREAAALLDAAAIAAQTQPHGLDHGAWVPLLLMFPQADVPVAQLSIQPHRDPAHHYAVGRALRPLAGDGVLIVGSGQITHNLRAADFGAKPGDADPRVAEFTDWFEARLAERDVESLLDYRRRAPHAVYMHPTDEHLLPVFASLGAAGDAYTLDIQSLGTYQRALAMTNYLFLD, from the coding sequence ATGTCACGCTTACCTTCGCTTTTCTTGTCTCACGGCGCACCAACCTTGCCGATCGACCCTGCGATGCCGTCGGGCGAATTCGCTACGCTTGCCGCACGCCTGCCGCACCCGCGCGCCATCCTGATCCTCTCGGCGCATTGGGGCACGCAGATGCCCGTTGCCAGCACGGCCGAGGCGCCCGAAACGATCCATGACTTCTACGGCTTTCCGCGCGCGCTGTATGAACTCCAATACCCTGCGCCGGGCGCGCCTGAAGTGGCTCGCGAGGCAGCCGCTCTGCTCGATGCGGCAGCGATAGCCGCGCAGACGCAGCCCCATGGGCTCGATCACGGTGCCTGGGTGCCGTTGCTGCTGATGTTTCCGCAAGCCGACGTGCCGGTTGCACAGTTGTCGATCCAACCGCACCGCGATCCCGCGCATCACTACGCGGTCGGACGCGCACTGCGGCCGTTGGCGGGCGACGGGGTATTGATCGTCGGCTCGGGCCAGATCACGCACAACCTGCGCGCGGCCGACTTCGGCGCGAAGCCGGGCGACGCCGATCCGCGGGTGGCCGAATTCACCGATTGGTTCGAAGCACGACTAGCCGAGCGCGACGTCGAATCGCTGCTCGACTATCGGCGCCGCGCGCCGCACGCGGTGTATATGCATCCGACCGACGAGCACTTGCTGCCAGTGTTCGCATCGCTCGGCGCGGCCGGCGACGCCTACACGCTCGACATTCAATCGCTGGGGACGTATCAGCGAGCGCTGGCGATGACGAACTACCTGTTTCTCGATTAG
- a CDS encoding UbiX family flavin prenyltransferase: MSPASAPPRRLIVAITGATGAIYGVRLLETMRRIEGLETHLVVSGAGWLNLQHELGLTKDEVHPLANVVHSVRDVGASIASGSFATDGMIVAPCSMKTLASIAHGLSDNLIARAADVTLKERRRLVLLARETPLNLAHLRNMTAVTEMGGVIFPPLPAFYNRPASIDEMVDDTVARVLDMFALGPALAAAWAGLRGEA; the protein is encoded by the coding sequence ATGTCGCCCGCCAGTGCGCCGCCGCGCCGGTTGATCGTCGCGATCACCGGCGCCACGGGTGCGATCTACGGTGTCCGTCTGCTCGAAACGATGCGCCGCATCGAGGGGCTCGAGACGCACCTCGTCGTCTCCGGCGCGGGCTGGCTCAATCTTCAGCACGAACTCGGTTTGACGAAGGATGAGGTCCATCCGCTGGCCAACGTCGTCCACAGCGTGCGCGATGTCGGTGCAAGCATCGCGTCAGGCTCGTTCGCAACGGACGGCATGATCGTCGCGCCCTGTTCGATGAAGACGCTCGCCAGCATCGCGCATGGGCTGTCCGACAACCTGATCGCGCGCGCAGCGGACGTGACGTTGAAAGAGCGCCGGCGCCTCGTGCTGCTGGCGCGCGAGACGCCACTGAACTTGGCGCATCTGCGCAATATGACGGCCGTCACCGAAATGGGCGGCGTGATCTTCCCCCCCCTACCGGCTTTTTACAACCGGCCCGCCTCGATCGACGAGATGGTCGACGACACCGTGGCGCGCGTCCTCGATATGTTCGCGCTCGGCCCCGCGCTGGCCGCGGCTTGGGCGGGGTTGCGCGGCGAGGCATGA
- the grxD gene encoding Grx4 family monothiol glutaredoxin produces the protein MDTQQRIKQVVDENAVVLFMKGNAQFPMCGFSGRAVQILKACGVDQFKTVNVLEDEEIRQGIKEFSNWPTIPQLYVKGEFVGGSDIMMEMYQSGELQQLFAAA, from the coding sequence ATGGATACGCAACAACGCATCAAGCAAGTCGTCGACGAAAACGCAGTCGTCCTTTTCATGAAGGGCAACGCGCAGTTTCCGATGTGCGGCTTTTCGGGCCGTGCCGTGCAGATTCTGAAGGCGTGCGGGGTCGATCAATTCAAGACGGTCAACGTCCTCGAGGACGAGGAAATCCGTCAGGGAATCAAGGAATTCTCGAATTGGCCCACCATCCCGCAGCTCTACGTGAAGGGCGAATTCGTCGGCGGCTCGGACATCATGATGGAGATGTATCAGTCGGGCGAGTTGCAACAGCTCTTCGCCGCGGCTTAA
- a CDS encoding hybrid sensor histidine kinase/response regulator, with protein sequence MKRLLPHIGERLVIRGTELHQGEPPELMQNKLARIALDEMSAFVALLSPDGTVLECNRNELGARLTPLAELTGHSLADALPPSTERSEMREALRQAVARAAAGETVSLDLPLPPAGPNDASPVFDTTLRPARDDAGRIAFVLFEAREAAQPRSADARRGHEASAQLKESEQRFRLLVDSVVDYAIFMLDADGYVTSWNAGAQRIKGYRADEIIGQHFSRFYTPEDQRNGVPRSVLSSAARTGKFEGEGWRVRKDGSRFWANVLVDAIVGPEGDVIGFAKVTRDLTEKRNVEAQLRQSQKMEAIGQLTGGIAHDFNNLLQVVIGSLEGLQRRVGNFEQAPQSADMQRFVDNALRGAERAANLTRRLLAFSRRQTLDAKPTDVGRLVGGMSDLLRRTLGEAISIEAVNAAGLWRVLIDANQLESALLNLAVNARDAMPGGGKLIIETANCSLDESYVSRFDGLEAGQYVMLAVSDTGMGMTKDVLERSMEPFFTTKEIGHGTGLGLSQVYGFVKQSGGHVRIYSEVDEGTTVKLFLPRLTGDAVEDEQADHRPVPASRVGETILVVEDDESVRTSTTDMLRELGYRVVTAADGASALRLVGERPEIRLLFTDVGLPGGMNGRQLADAVRASRPELPVLFTTGYARNAIVHHGRLDPGINLLSKPFTYAELANKLSRMLADAPQARR encoded by the coding sequence GTGAAGCGCCTCCTGCCCCATATCGGCGAACGACTGGTCATTCGCGGGACTGAGCTGCACCAGGGAGAGCCGCCCGAGCTGATGCAGAACAAGCTCGCTCGCATTGCGCTCGACGAAATGTCGGCGTTCGTCGCACTGCTGAGCCCGGACGGCACCGTGCTCGAATGCAACCGCAACGAACTCGGCGCGCGCTTGACGCCGCTAGCCGAACTCACCGGGCATTCGCTGGCCGACGCGTTACCGCCCTCGACGGAGCGGTCCGAAATGCGCGAAGCGCTGCGGCAAGCCGTCGCGCGCGCCGCGGCGGGCGAAACGGTATCGCTCGATCTGCCTTTACCGCCGGCCGGGCCCAACGATGCGTCTCCCGTTTTCGATACGACACTGCGTCCCGCGCGCGACGATGCCGGCCGTATCGCATTCGTACTGTTCGAGGCGCGCGAAGCGGCGCAGCCGCGTAGCGCCGACGCGCGTCGCGGACATGAGGCGTCGGCGCAGCTCAAGGAAAGCGAGCAACGCTTTCGCCTGCTCGTCGACAGCGTCGTCGATTACGCCATCTTCATGCTCGACGCCGACGGCTACGTGACGAGCTGGAACGCGGGTGCGCAACGAATCAAAGGCTATCGAGCCGACGAAATCATCGGCCAGCACTTCTCGCGCTTCTATACGCCAGAGGACCAACGCAACGGCGTGCCGCGCTCGGTCCTGTCCAGCGCCGCGCGCACGGGCAAGTTCGAGGGCGAAGGCTGGCGCGTGCGCAAGGACGGCTCGCGCTTCTGGGCCAACGTGCTGGTCGATGCAATCGTCGGCCCTGAAGGCGACGTCATCGGCTTCGCCAAAGTCACCCGCGATTTGACCGAGAAGCGCAACGTCGAAGCCCAGTTGCGGCAGTCGCAGAAGATGGAAGCGATCGGCCAACTGACGGGCGGCATCGCGCACGATTTCAACAATCTGCTGCAGGTCGTGATCGGCAGCCTCGAAGGGCTCCAGCGGCGTGTCGGCAACTTCGAGCAAGCGCCGCAAAGCGCGGACATGCAGCGCTTCGTCGACAACGCGCTGCGCGGGGCCGAGCGCGCCGCCAATCTGACGCGGCGTCTGCTGGCGTTTTCGCGGCGGCAGACGCTCGACGCGAAACCGACCGACGTCGGCAGGCTCGTCGGCGGCATGTCGGATCTGTTGCGCCGCACGCTCGGCGAAGCCATTTCGATCGAAGCGGTCAACGCGGCCGGCCTGTGGCGCGTCTTGATCGATGCCAACCAGCTCGAAAGCGCGCTCTTGAACCTCGCCGTGAATGCGCGCGACGCCATGCCGGGCGGCGGCAAGCTGATCATCGAGACGGCCAACTGCTCGCTCGACGAATCGTATGTCTCGCGTTTCGATGGGCTCGAGGCCGGGCAATACGTCATGCTCGCCGTGAGCGATACGGGCATGGGCATGACAAAGGATGTCCTGGAGCGGTCGATGGAGCCGTTTTTCACGACCAAGGAAATCGGTCACGGCACGGGGCTCGGGCTGAGCCAGGTCTACGGCTTCGTCAAGCAATCGGGCGGACACGTGCGGATCTACAGCGAGGTCGACGAAGGCACGACGGTCAAGCTGTTCCTGCCGCGCCTGACCGGCGATGCCGTCGAGGACGAGCAAGCCGACCACCGGCCCGTGCCGGCCAGCCGCGTCGGCGAAACGATTCTCGTGGTCGAGGACGACGAAAGCGTGCGCACGTCGACGACCGATATGCTGCGCGAACTCGGCTACCGCGTCGTGACGGCGGCGGATGGCGCGAGTGCCTTGCGTCTGGTCGGCGAGCGGCCCGAGATCCGTCTGTTGTTCACTGACGTCGGGCTGCCGGGCGGCATGAACGGACGCCAGCTCGCCGACGCCGTGCGGGCGAGCCGGCCCGAGTTGCCGGTGCTGTTCACGACGGGCTACGCACGCAACGCGATCGTTCACCACGGGCGGCTCGATCCCGGCATCAATCTGCTTTCGAAACCGTTCACGTATGCCGAGTTGGCGAACAAGCTGAGCCGGATGCTCGCCGACGCGCCGCAGGCGCGGCGGTAA
- the prmC gene encoding peptide chain release factor N(5)-glutamine methyltransferase, which produces MTSGPLMPTPMLTPTPTPPVTAGALLRASLLSALEARVLVAHVLGWRRTELITRADEPLDVAAQARFRALEARRVAGEPIAQIVGAREFYGLSFEVTPEVLIPRPETELLVETALAAIAATPHARVLDLGTGSGAIAVAIASARPDARVWAVDRSPGALAVATRNAAKLLDPSRPGGPIAWQQGDWYAPLPPSAVFDAIVSNPPYIAAGDPHLDTGDLRFEPRGALTDDADGLSAIRAIVAGAGSFLAEYGHLWIEHGYDQAAQVRTLLAASGFTNVQSRPDLAGIERATGGSRA; this is translated from the coding sequence ATGACTTCCGGCCCGCTCATGCCCACACCTATGCTCACCCCTACGCCCACGCCACCGGTCACCGCCGGTGCGTTGCTGCGTGCATCGCTGCTATCTGCGCTCGAAGCCCGCGTGTTGGTCGCCCATGTGCTGGGTTGGCGGCGCACGGAGTTGATCACGCGCGCCGACGAGCCGCTCGATGTCGCGGCGCAGGCACGCTTTCGCGCGCTCGAAGCAAGGCGCGTCGCGGGCGAACCGATCGCGCAGATCGTCGGTGCGCGCGAGTTCTACGGGCTGTCCTTCGAGGTCACGCCCGAGGTGTTGATTCCGCGCCCCGAGACCGAGTTGCTCGTCGAGACCGCGCTGGCCGCAATCGCGGCGACCCCGCACGCGCGGGTGCTCGATCTCGGCACGGGCAGCGGCGCGATCGCCGTCGCCATCGCATCGGCACGGCCCGATGCGCGCGTTTGGGCTGTCGACCGTTCGCCGGGCGCGCTTGCCGTCGCGACGCGCAACGCCGCCAAGCTGCTCGATCCGTCGCGCCCCGGCGGGCCGATTGCGTGGCAGCAGGGCGATTGGTACGCGCCGCTGCCACCTTCCGCCGTCTTCGACGCGATCGTCAGCAACCCACCCTACATCGCCGCCGGCGACCCGCATCTCGATACGGGCGATCTGCGCTTCGAGCCGAGGGGGGCGCTCACGGACGACGCGGACGGACTATCGGCGATTCGCGCCATCGTGGCCGGCGCAGGCTCGTTTCTCGCTGAATATGGACATTTGTGGATCGAGCACGGCTACGACCAAGCGGCCCAGGTTCGAACACTGCTGGCCGCATCGGGCTTCACGAACGTGCAGTCGCGACCGGACCTGGCTGGGATCGAACGCGCGACGGGCGGTTCGCGCGCTTGA
- the prfA gene encoding peptide chain release factor 1, translated as MKTSIQQKLDQLTTRLAELNDLLSRADVTANLDQYRKLTREHAEIGPVVEHYALWRQARTDAATAQELLADASMREFAEEEVRASRDRMTQIAEDLRKMLLPKDPNDERNIFLEIRAGTGGDESALFAGDLLRMYLRYAERQRWQVEMMSESESDLGGYKEVIVRIAGQGAYSRLKFESGGHRVQRVPATETQGRIHTSACTVAVMPEADEIGEVEINPADLRIDTFRASGAGGQHINKTDSAVRVTHLPTGIVVECQDDRSQHKNKDRALKVLAARIKDKQSHEQHAKEAATRKSLIGSGDRSERIRTYNFPQGRLTDHRINLTLYKLDAMMDGDLDELIAALVSEHQAELLASLGDAD; from the coding sequence ATGAAAACGAGCATTCAACAGAAGCTCGACCAGTTGACGACACGGCTGGCCGAACTGAACGATCTGCTGAGCCGCGCCGACGTGACGGCCAATCTCGACCAGTACCGCAAGCTCACGCGCGAGCACGCGGAGATCGGCCCCGTCGTCGAGCACTACGCGCTCTGGCGCCAGGCCCGCACCGATGCGGCGACGGCGCAGGAACTGCTGGCCGATGCGTCGATGCGCGAATTCGCCGAAGAGGAAGTCCGAGCATCGCGCGACCGAATGACGCAGATCGCGGAAGACCTGCGCAAGATGCTTTTGCCCAAGGACCCGAACGACGAGCGCAACATCTTCCTCGAAATCCGCGCAGGCACGGGCGGCGACGAATCGGCGCTGTTCGCCGGCGACCTGCTGCGCATGTATCTGCGCTACGCCGAGCGCCAGCGCTGGCAAGTCGAGATGATGTCGGAGAGCGAGTCCGATCTGGGCGGATACAAGGAAGTGATCGTTCGCATCGCGGGCCAAGGCGCGTACTCGCGGCTCAAGTTCGAATCGGGCGGCCATCGCGTGCAGCGCGTGCCGGCCACCGAGACGCAAGGCCGGATCCATACGTCGGCCTGCACCGTCGCGGTGATGCCCGAAGCCGACGAGATCGGCGAAGTCGAGATCAACCCGGCCGACTTGCGCATCGATACGTTCCGCGCGTCGGGGGCGGGCGGCCAGCACATCAACAAGACCGATTCGGCCGTGCGCGTGACGCACTTGCCGACGGGCATCGTCGTCGAATGCCAGGACGACCGCTCGCAGCACAAGAACAAAGACCGCGCGCTGAAGGTGCTCGCCGCGCGCATCAAGGACAAGCAGTCTCACGAGCAGCACGCGAAGGAAGCGGCGACGCGCAAAAGCTTGATCGGCTCGGGCGACCGCTCCGAGCGCATCCGCACCTATAACTTCCCGCAAGGCCGGCTGACCGACCATCGGATCAATCTGACGCTCTATAAGCTCGACGCGATGATGGACGGCGATCTCGACGAGCTCATCGCCGCGCTCGTCAGCGAGCATCAAGCCGAGCTGCTGGCCTCGCTCGGGGACGCCGACTGA